The following proteins come from a genomic window of Achromobacter sp. AONIH1:
- a CDS encoding glycosyltransferase family 2 protein: MHQEIAQGCALMCLEDVPLVSIVMPAYNSQSYIRSAIDSVLAQTFEGWELLVIDDSSIDNTAEYVQAYSDRRIRYLKNAQNLGVAETRNKAIEIARGKYIAFLDSDDIWLPYKLAAQVELLERGAVICYGSYARMSSDGRLLNKVIAPASLRYSDMLKSNSIGHLTGIYRKDSFPNLRFESCGHEDYVFWLRAVKILGEVHAALPDTPLAHYRVLKNSLSSNKLRAIRWQWNVYRKILNFSVARSTYYFSFYIFNALRKRYSFGLGRHVKNGL, encoded by the coding sequence GTGCATCAAGAAATTGCTCAAGGGTGTGCCTTGATGTGCCTGGAGGATGTTCCGTTGGTATCAATAGTGATGCCGGCTTATAACTCGCAGAGTTACATAAGAAGTGCGATAGATTCAGTTCTTGCGCAGACGTTCGAGGGCTGGGAGTTGTTGGTGATCGATGATTCGTCAATCGATAATACTGCCGAGTATGTGCAGGCTTATAGCGATAGGCGGATTCGGTATTTGAAGAATGCGCAAAACCTGGGCGTGGCAGAAACTCGCAATAAAGCTATTGAAATCGCGCGGGGAAAATACATCGCCTTTCTTGATAGCGATGACATCTGGCTGCCTTATAAGCTCGCAGCGCAAGTGGAATTGCTCGAACGAGGTGCGGTGATTTGTTACGGGAGCTATGCGCGGATGTCCAGTGATGGCCGTCTATTGAATAAGGTAATCGCCCCGGCATCGTTACGCTACAGCGATATGCTGAAATCCAATTCCATAGGCCATCTGACGGGTATATATCGGAAGGATAGTTTTCCCAACCTGCGCTTTGAATCCTGTGGGCATGAAGATTATGTGTTTTGGTTACGCGCAGTTAAGATTTTGGGGGAAGTGCACGCCGCCCTGCCTGATACTCCTCTGGCACACTATCGCGTGCTGAAAAATTCATTGTCATCAAACAAGTTGAGAGCAATCCGGTGGCAATGGAATGTTTACCGAAAGATCCTGAATTTTTCAGTGGCAAGAAGCACTTATTATTTTTCTTTTTATATTTTTAACGCGCTCCGAAAGCGTTATTCATTCGGGCTGGGGCGTCATGTAAAAAATGGATTGTAG
- a CDS encoding glycosyltransferase has product MLYVLVAFLISLIITLLLVRFNSLHGRYTADHDITSVQKYHVRPVPRVGGMAIVVAMFGICVLVAFRERSQMADLLTLLLVAMPAFLGGLAEDVTKRVRVLVRLGLAMISGGAAYYFCGATLTRLDIIGVDWLLQFGAISLICTMIAIAGAANAINIIDGYNGLAAVISAMIFAGFSYVSYYLGDRLLLITSVGMIGAIVGFLVWNYPRGLIFLGDGGAYFIGFMIGAVSVLMLARHPEVSAWFPLLLCIYPVFETLFSIYRKRFLRGQSPGMPDGVHLHMLIYKRLVRWAIGSSDARHKVQRNAMTSPYLWLLTSFAVIPAVLFWQNEYLLMFFVAAFSAMYVILYRRLVLFRMPKWLVIKKRAKIVRRGIKGK; this is encoded by the coding sequence ATGCTTTATGTTTTAGTCGCATTCCTTATTTCGTTGATCATCACCCTTTTGCTTGTCCGGTTCAATTCGTTGCATGGCAGGTACACCGCCGATCACGATATAACCAGTGTTCAGAAATATCATGTCCGCCCTGTGCCCCGAGTTGGCGGGATGGCAATCGTTGTCGCCATGTTCGGCATATGCGTACTTGTGGCTTTTCGCGAACGTTCACAAATGGCGGATCTGCTGACGCTATTGTTGGTTGCGATGCCAGCCTTCTTGGGCGGACTTGCTGAAGATGTTACGAAGCGTGTGCGTGTTCTGGTTCGTCTTGGACTTGCCATGATATCTGGTGGCGCCGCGTACTATTTTTGCGGTGCCACGTTGACTCGTCTGGATATTATTGGCGTCGACTGGCTGCTGCAATTTGGCGCAATCTCTCTAATCTGTACCATGATTGCCATCGCGGGGGCCGCGAATGCCATCAATATCATTGATGGATATAACGGACTGGCAGCGGTAATAAGCGCAATGATCTTTGCTGGATTTTCCTATGTCTCCTATTATCTGGGAGACAGGCTGCTGTTGATTACGTCGGTGGGCATGATCGGCGCCATAGTAGGATTTCTGGTATGGAACTATCCAAGAGGCTTGATTTTTCTTGGAGATGGTGGAGCATATTTTATCGGGTTCATGATTGGTGCTGTCTCAGTATTAATGCTGGCTCGACATCCTGAAGTATCCGCGTGGTTTCCATTGTTACTATGCATATATCCAGTTTTTGAGACATTGTTCTCCATCTATCGGAAGAGATTTCTCCGAGGACAGTCGCCGGGCATGCCTGATGGCGTGCACCTGCATATGCTTATTTACAAACGCCTGGTACGCTGGGCGATTGGTTCCAGCGATGCGCGCCACAAGGTTCAGCGAAATGCGATGACGTCGCCATATCTTTGGCTGCTCACGTCATTTGCCGTCATTCCGGCGGTGTTGTTTTGGCAGAATGAATATCTGCTGATGTTTTTCGTGGCCGCATTCTCCGCAATGTACGTGATCCTATACCGAAGATTGGTGCTGTTCCGCATGCCCAAATGGCTGGTCATCAAGAAAAGGGCCAAAATAGTGCGGCGGGGGATAAAGGGAAAATGA
- a CDS encoding ABC transporter permease encodes MIGDLVKREVVGRYRGSAFGLLWSFFNPIFMLLVYTFVFSVVFKARWPGGTESKTEFALVLFAGLMIFNFFAECINRSPALILSNVNYVKKVVFPLEILPCVALGSAFFHLLISLAVWIVFYLIFYGVPHATILLFPIVVLPLIILVLGVSWFLSALGVFLRDVSQFIGIVTTVLMFMSPIFYSATSLPERYRDFLHLSPLTVVVEQARNVLFWGVGIEWRVWFLYTTAACLIAILGYAWFQRTRKGFADVL; translated from the coding sequence TTGATCGGCGATCTGGTGAAGCGGGAGGTCGTGGGCCGCTATCGGGGCTCGGCCTTCGGATTGTTGTGGTCCTTTTTCAATCCGATTTTCATGTTGCTGGTGTACACGTTTGTCTTCAGCGTCGTGTTCAAGGCTCGTTGGCCGGGAGGCACCGAATCGAAAACAGAATTCGCATTGGTCCTGTTCGCGGGTCTCATGATCTTCAATTTCTTCGCTGAGTGCATCAACCGGTCTCCGGCATTGATCCTGTCGAACGTCAACTATGTAAAGAAGGTGGTTTTCCCCTTGGAAATCCTGCCGTGCGTAGCTTTGGGCTCGGCCTTTTTTCATTTGCTTATCAGCTTGGCTGTGTGGATCGTCTTCTATTTGATCTTCTATGGCGTGCCGCACGCAACCATATTGCTTTTCCCGATTGTAGTCCTGCCCCTCATCATCCTGGTCTTGGGCGTGAGCTGGTTTTTGTCAGCGCTAGGAGTATTTCTGCGCGATGTGTCGCAATTCATAGGAATTGTCACCACCGTGTTGATGTTCATGTCGCCCATATTCTATTCGGCGACTTCATTGCCGGAACGATATAGGGATTTTCTCCATCTGAGCCCGCTGACTGTTGTCGTTGAGCAAGCCCGCAATGTTCTATTCTGGGGTGTCGGCATTGAATGGCGAGTTTGGTTCTTGTATACAACTGCTGCTTGCTTGATCGCTATCCTCGGATATGCGTGGTTTCAGCGTACCAGGAAGGGGTTTGCAGATGTCCTCTGA
- a CDS encoding glycosyltransferase family 2 protein, translating into MSPKVSVVVPVYNLEFYIDRCLRSLENQTLQDIEVLVVNDGGTDDSQLIIDEYVARRPDIFKPHIKTNGGHGAACNYGIDRATGEYIAIVDGDDFLDADSLEFMYEKARVTGADLLIGNLLYCYTGSTAPFKPLPFEGERELGREDRDLLYKNWATPCGRLYHRSIFADPDVRLLAGVIFADANFVPKSYLVAKKIYYVDKELYNYDITRPTQSMKQTDKRILNIVPVLEDMLAFYRKKGEFDRNRTQLMWYVARHCTAWVSKVKTLQGYSRIHALQEIFSVVDKNFKSDWIKSGIIEESFGRGVQKKIALARMFRYCPITWFWALIPRLQRVDRGIEKLLGLPLRAYQFLKRRLLRGFAGA; encoded by the coding sequence ATGAGCCCTAAAGTAAGCGTTGTCGTCCCTGTCTACAATCTGGAGTTTTACATAGACAGGTGCCTGCGTTCGCTGGAGAACCAGACTTTGCAGGATATCGAAGTGCTGGTTGTGAATGATGGCGGCACGGATGACAGTCAATTGATAATTGACGAATACGTCGCGCGCAGACCCGATATATTCAAGCCGCACATAAAGACAAATGGCGGGCATGGGGCGGCATGCAATTACGGCATTGACCGTGCGACTGGCGAGTATATTGCCATCGTGGATGGCGATGATTTCCTTGATGCGGATTCTCTGGAGTTCATGTACGAGAAGGCGCGAGTCACCGGCGCTGATTTGCTGATCGGAAACTTGCTTTATTGCTACACCGGCAGTACCGCGCCTTTCAAGCCCTTGCCGTTTGAAGGCGAGCGGGAATTGGGGCGGGAGGATCGTGATCTTTTGTACAAGAATTGGGCTACGCCTTGTGGCCGGTTGTACCATCGGTCCATCTTTGCCGACCCCGATGTGCGCCTGTTGGCGGGGGTGATCTTTGCAGATGCGAATTTCGTTCCCAAGAGCTATCTGGTGGCAAAGAAAATCTACTATGTAGACAAGGAACTATATAACTACGATATCACTCGACCCACCCAGTCGATGAAACAGACTGACAAACGTATCTTGAATATCGTTCCGGTGCTGGAGGATATGCTTGCGTTTTATCGCAAGAAGGGCGAGTTTGATCGCAACCGTACTCAGTTGATGTGGTACGTTGCCCGGCATTGCACGGCATGGGTCAGCAAGGTCAAGACGCTGCAGGGCTATAGCCGTATCCACGCGCTGCAAGAAATCTTCTCTGTTGTCGATAAGAACTTCAAGAGTGACTGGATAAAATCCGGCATCATAGAAGAGTCTTTTGGCCGAGGCGTGCAGAAGAAGATTGCGCTTGCACGGATGTTCCGCTATTGCCCGATTACATGGTTCTGGGCATTGATTCCGCGCTTGCAGAGGGTGGACAGAGGTATTGAGAAGCTGTTGGGCCTCCCCTTGCGTGCTTATCAGTTTCTGAAGCGCCGCCTGCTGCGTGGCTTTGCTGGTGCCTGA
- the galE gene encoding UDP-glucose 4-epimerase GalE, with product MKKTIFVTGGAGYIGVHTLVCLLDAGHRVLVLDDFSNSSQLALARVEKITGADVPFVRGDVRDMGILKRLFAECAEKGEPVSCVLHFAALKAVGESVSHPLRYYDVNVTGTLNLLAAMHTAGIRQMVFSSSATVYRPASDLPYTEQHAIGPSNPYGQTKAMVEQILRDHCEANPDFAGIALRYFNPIGAHGSGQIGDQPLGIPNNLFPYITRAAIGSLPVLPVFGTDYPTVDGSGVRDYIHVSDLAAGHVKAVDWASENDVRGFHSFNLGTGRGTSVLQLIQTFEATNGVSVPFEVRGRRNGDIAEAWADVSAANRILKWSAMHSIEDMCRDGWNWQQKNPDGYVE from the coding sequence ATGAAGAAAACGATATTTGTGACTGGCGGTGCCGGCTATATAGGTGTGCATACTTTAGTATGTCTGCTGGATGCTGGTCACAGGGTGCTGGTGCTTGATGATTTTTCAAACAGCAGTCAATTGGCATTGGCGCGCGTTGAAAAAATAACTGGCGCGGATGTTCCGTTCGTGCGCGGCGATGTTCGAGATATGGGGATCTTGAAGCGCCTTTTTGCGGAATGCGCGGAGAAGGGTGAACCCGTATCGTGCGTATTGCACTTTGCGGCGTTGAAAGCTGTCGGTGAATCCGTCAGTCATCCGCTGAGGTATTATGATGTCAACGTGACAGGGACCTTGAATCTTCTTGCCGCAATGCACACCGCTGGAATACGACAAATGGTGTTCAGTTCCTCGGCAACGGTATATCGTCCGGCTTCAGATTTGCCCTATACGGAACAGCACGCAATCGGACCGTCGAATCCTTATGGCCAAACCAAGGCGATGGTGGAGCAGATATTGCGAGATCATTGTGAAGCCAACCCTGATTTCGCCGGCATCGCCTTGCGGTATTTCAATCCGATTGGAGCCCATGGCAGCGGACAAATCGGAGATCAGCCCCTGGGGATTCCCAATAATCTTTTTCCATACATAACTCGGGCTGCAATCGGCAGCTTGCCTGTGTTGCCGGTTTTTGGGACGGATTATCCAACCGTCGATGGCAGCGGTGTGCGCGACTACATCCACGTTTCGGACCTGGCCGCTGGGCACGTCAAGGCGGTTGACTGGGCGTCTGAAAACGATGTTCGCGGTTTTCATTCCTTCAATCTGGGTACCGGCCGAGGCACGTCGGTGTTGCAGTTGATCCAGACTTTTGAGGCAACGAACGGAGTCTCCGTTCCCTTTGAGGTCCGAGGCCGTCGCAATGGAGACATCGCGGAGGCGTGGGCGGACGTATCTGCGGCGAATCGCATCCTCAAATGGAGCGCGATGCACTCGATCGAAGATATGTGTCGGGATGGCTGGA
- the glf gene encoding UDP-galactopyranose mutase — protein sequence MAAYDFIIVGAGFAGSILAERLASENGKKILLIEQRDHIAGNMYDYVDEHGVVIHKYGPHLFRTNSPRVLHYISQFTGWHPYQHRVLASVKDQLVPVPFNLTSLERLLPDQAEELKALLVAEFGMDVKVPVSALRKHADERIREFGEFVFENVYLNYTTKQWGDKPENLDFETITARVPVHISYDDRYFQEQHQALPKDGYTKMFERMLANPLIEVRLSTKAVDVLSFEPNSGKILFMGEPYEGGVIYTGPIDELFGYKFGELPYRSLRFDLETHDVEFYQPCATVNYPNTQLYTRITEYKYLMASVPEKTTIMKEYPQAYDRLVPAQSIPYYPIPKDSNAALYGKYLELAREYQQLMLVGRLAEYRYYDMNNIIERALDVFDKEFKGDESK from the coding sequence ATGGCAGCGTATGATTTTATTATTGTGGGCGCGGGTTTCGCTGGCTCCATATTGGCCGAGCGCCTGGCCTCGGAAAACGGCAAGAAAATATTGCTGATCGAGCAACGCGATCATATTGCGGGCAACATGTATGACTATGTGGACGAACACGGCGTTGTGATTCACAAGTACGGGCCGCATCTGTTCCGGACGAATAGTCCTCGCGTATTGCACTACATCTCGCAATTTACTGGTTGGCACCCATACCAGCATCGGGTTTTGGCGAGTGTAAAGGACCAATTGGTCCCGGTGCCGTTCAACCTGACATCGCTGGAACGACTGTTGCCTGATCAGGCGGAAGAACTCAAGGCTCTGCTGGTGGCCGAATTCGGCATGGATGTGAAGGTGCCGGTTTCCGCGTTGCGCAAGCATGCAGATGAGCGTATCCGCGAATTTGGTGAGTTCGTGTTTGAGAACGTTTATCTGAACTACACGACCAAGCAATGGGGTGACAAGCCGGAGAATCTGGATTTCGAAACGATCACGGCGCGCGTGCCAGTCCATATCTCGTATGACGATCGTTATTTCCAGGAGCAGCATCAAGCGTTGCCAAAGGATGGCTACACGAAGATGTTCGAAAGAATGCTCGCCAATCCTTTGATTGAGGTGCGCCTCAGTACCAAGGCGGTGGATGTTCTGTCGTTTGAGCCGAATTCCGGGAAGATTCTCTTCATGGGCGAGCCCTACGAGGGCGGCGTGATCTATACCGGTCCCATTGACGAGCTTTTTGGCTACAAGTTCGGAGAGTTGCCTTATCGTTCGTTGCGGTTTGATTTGGAAACTCACGATGTCGAGTTCTATCAGCCTTGTGCGACTGTCAATTATCCGAATACGCAGCTCTATACTCGCATCACGGAATACAAGTACCTGATGGCCAGTGTTCCAGAGAAGACTACCATCATGAAGGAGTATCCCCAGGCGTATGATCGTCTGGTCCCGGCGCAGAGCATTCCCTACTATCCCATCCCCAAGGATAGCAATGCCGCGCTCTATGGGAAATATCTGGAACTTGCCAGGGAGTATCAACAACTGATGCTCGTCGGGCGGCTGGCTGAATACCGCTATTACGATATGAATAATATCATTGAGCGCGCGCTTGACGTGTTTGACAAAGAATTCAAGGGTGATGAGTCGAAATGA
- a CDS encoding ABC transporter ATP-binding protein: MSSDSLAISVNNLSKCFHLYDKPRDRLLQMCSFGRRQYYKEFWALRDLSFEVRRGETVGIIGRNGSGKSTLLQMICGTLTPTSGDIWTSGRIAALLELGAGFNPEFTGRENVYLNAAILGLTRRETDERFDSIAAFADIGSFIDQPVKVYSSGMYVRLAFAVAINATPDLLIVDEALAVGDARFQYKCMRRIKDIQNAGAAVLFVSHDVSSVRTLCQRAVWLDKGSLRMMGEVSNVTSKYAEFIYLDENGSEASTENAPQQTTTMNSTPDATVVDEPMSMHLDEKPASHWGTQTGLVSHAAVHTAVGQRKDVFDWGESLCVKIVFQPPKGVDLRDVGVAFSIKNEKGVDLLVASTQENGAMEIDDVQSQVRINFSFANYLAPGKYLLVAALEDIRSAGASYFEYVEGAHYFSVVSSKKLMGIFRPDVVITLDGGSA; encoded by the coding sequence ATGTCCTCTGATTCCTTGGCGATCTCGGTCAATAATCTGAGCAAATGTTTCCATCTTTACGACAAGCCGCGCGACCGGTTGCTGCAAATGTGCTCATTCGGGCGGCGACAATATTATAAGGAATTCTGGGCTCTGCGCGATCTGTCGTTCGAAGTGCGCCGCGGTGAAACCGTCGGTATCATTGGCCGAAATGGATCCGGCAAGTCCACATTGCTGCAGATGATTTGCGGCACTCTGACGCCGACGTCGGGGGATATTTGGACTAGCGGCCGCATCGCGGCGCTTCTGGAATTGGGTGCTGGTTTTAATCCGGAGTTTACCGGCCGTGAAAATGTTTACCTGAATGCGGCCATTCTGGGTTTGACGCGACGCGAGACTGATGAGCGCTTCGACAGCATTGCCGCATTCGCAGATATCGGCAGCTTCATAGATCAACCGGTAAAGGTATATTCCAGCGGGATGTATGTCCGGTTGGCGTTTGCCGTCGCCATCAATGCAACGCCGGACCTGTTGATCGTCGACGAGGCCCTTGCGGTAGGTGACGCCAGATTTCAATATAAATGCATGCGGCGTATCAAGGATATTCAGAACGCTGGTGCGGCGGTGCTGTTTGTCAGCCACGATGTGAGCTCGGTGCGGACGCTGTGCCAGCGGGCCGTCTGGTTGGACAAGGGTTCTTTGCGCATGATGGGTGAAGTGTCCAACGTCACCAGCAAATATGCGGAATTCATTTACCTGGACGAAAACGGTTCGGAGGCGTCAACAGAAAATGCGCCGCAACAGACCACGACGATGAACTCGACTCCCGACGCGACAGTCGTTGATGAGCCGATGAGCATGCATTTGGATGAAAAACCGGCCTCGCATTGGGGTACACAGACGGGATTGGTCAGCCATGCTGCCGTGCATACCGCAGTGGGTCAGCGCAAGGATGTGTTCGATTGGGGTGAGAGTCTTTGCGTCAAAATCGTATTCCAGCCTCCGAAGGGCGTGGATCTGCGCGACGTTGGTGTGGCTTTTTCCATAAAAAATGAAAAAGGAGTGGATCTGCTCGTCGCCAGTACACAGGAAAACGGCGCCATGGAGATCGACGATGTCCAGTCGCAGGTACGGATCAATTTCAGTTTTGCAAATTACCTCGCGCCAGGGAAGTACCTGTTGGTTGCTGCATTGGAAGATATAAGATCGGCGGGCGCATCCTATTTCGAATATGTTGAAGGTGCGCACTATTTTTCAGTTGTTTCTTCAAAGAAACTCATGGGAATTTTCCGGCCCGATGTTGTTATTACGCTTGATGGGGGCTCGGCATGA
- a CDS encoding trans-aconitate 2-methyltransferase: protein MSEMDINSHEYWNGRFERDWESNLGREQSRFFAKVALDNLPVWLTAAVKNGNWSVCDWGCAQGDGTAVLADFFARNRVTGIDFAESAVAKARAAYPAVHFDAQDWLHGDGQHEKFDLVFSSNTLEHFSEPFNIIQDLFRHAEHSVVLTLPYRELDRIAEHFYTFLSENIPLMPHPDWLLGYAKVIDCFPMDPTYWYGEQIVLVYVKKIWMESKGLVLADFLGDDIAISVDAAETSRRLQAAHVENERLVDETAKMQAALHARHEEVELKAGQVEALERQIGALNSELIAIKNSNTWRMTRSLRFVSESLKRIFRN from the coding sequence ATGAGTGAGATGGATATTAATAGCCACGAATATTGGAATGGTCGATTCGAGCGGGATTGGGAATCCAATTTAGGCCGGGAGCAATCGAGGTTCTTCGCCAAGGTGGCGTTGGACAACTTGCCGGTCTGGTTGACGGCTGCCGTCAAGAACGGTAATTGGTCTGTCTGTGATTGGGGGTGCGCGCAGGGTGACGGCACGGCGGTTCTCGCGGACTTCTTTGCGCGTAATCGAGTGACGGGCATCGATTTTGCCGAATCGGCGGTTGCCAAGGCGCGAGCAGCATATCCTGCGGTTCATTTTGATGCGCAGGATTGGCTCCATGGCGATGGACAGCATGAGAAATTCGATCTGGTATTCTCCTCGAATACGCTTGAACATTTTTCAGAGCCATTCAATATAATCCAGGACCTGTTCCGGCATGCAGAACACTCTGTGGTCTTGACCTTGCCGTATCGCGAATTGGATCGCATCGCCGAGCACTTCTACACCTTCTTGTCGGAGAACATCCCTTTGATGCCTCATCCCGACTGGCTGTTGGGATATGCAAAGGTGATTGACTGTTTTCCCATGGATCCGACGTATTGGTATGGCGAGCAGATAGTCCTGGTTTATGTGAAAAAGATCTGGATGGAATCAAAGGGACTGGTTCTGGCGGATTTCTTGGGAGATGACATTGCGATCTCCGTTGACGCGGCCGAAACATCCCGTCGATTGCAGGCCGCGCATGTCGAGAATGAGCGCCTGGTAGACGAGACTGCAAAGATGCAGGCTGCGCTGCATGCGAGACATGAAGAGGTGGAACTGAAGGCTGGACAGGTAGAGGCGCTGGAGCGCCAGATTGGCGCTTTGAACAGTGAATTGATCGCCATAAAAAATAGCAATACATGGCGTATGACCCGCTCGCTAAGATTCGTCTCGGAAAGCTTGAAGAGAATTTTTAGAAATTGA